The following proteins are co-located in the Pseudarthrobacter siccitolerans genome:
- a CDS encoding Gfo/Idh/MocA family protein, which translates to MSAPIAKPWLSSQPDQDPRSATGAPLRWGVIATGGIARAVSEDLALLVDAELYAVSSRGQDTADAFAVAYDFARGYGDDGGVAGYQRLLADEAVDVVYVATPHAQHHEIVLAALKAGKHVLCEKAFTINAREASELIDLARSRNLFLMEAVWSRFLPSMQRAFEIAASGEIGDVHWVTADLGFPAPYSPTARLWARKDGGGALLDLSVYPLLWALGTLGFPQTVSATGFVNDDGVDAQNAMTLGYNHGAQAQLTSSLLAHGPRTASVAGSKGFLQSIGSINNPRELVIGSGWDERRVESFDVVGRGYTYELREVTRCIQQGLTESPVMPLEDTLNIMRLFDGVRAQLGVSYPNDGH; encoded by the coding sequence ATGAGTGCGCCTATCGCCAAGCCGTGGCTTTCAAGCCAGCCCGACCAGGATCCCCGCTCCGCCACGGGAGCTCCCCTTCGCTGGGGAGTCATCGCCACCGGGGGAATCGCCCGCGCCGTGTCGGAGGACCTTGCCCTCCTGGTTGATGCCGAACTGTATGCCGTCAGTTCCCGCGGGCAGGACACTGCGGACGCGTTTGCTGTGGCCTACGACTTCGCCAGGGGGTATGGAGACGACGGCGGAGTGGCTGGCTACCAGCGGCTGCTCGCCGATGAGGCGGTGGACGTTGTCTATGTGGCGACGCCCCACGCCCAGCACCATGAGATTGTGCTCGCTGCCCTCAAAGCGGGCAAACACGTTCTCTGCGAGAAGGCGTTCACCATCAACGCCCGGGAAGCATCCGAACTGATTGACCTGGCCCGCAGCCGCAACCTGTTCCTGATGGAAGCAGTCTGGAGCCGCTTCCTGCCAAGCATGCAGAGGGCTTTCGAGATTGCTGCTTCCGGAGAGATTGGCGACGTCCACTGGGTCACCGCCGATCTTGGGTTTCCTGCTCCGTATTCACCGACGGCGAGGCTTTGGGCCAGGAAGGACGGCGGCGGTGCATTATTGGATCTTTCGGTCTACCCGCTGCTGTGGGCATTGGGCACCCTTGGATTCCCGCAAACGGTCAGCGCCACGGGATTTGTTAATGACGACGGCGTCGATGCGCAGAATGCCATGACGCTCGGATACAACCATGGAGCCCAGGCCCAGCTCACGTCCTCCTTGCTCGCACATGGTCCGCGCACGGCCAGCGTGGCCGGCAGCAAAGGCTTTCTGCAGAGCATCGGGTCGATCAATAATCCGCGTGAGCTGGTTATTGGATCCGGATGGGACGAACGACGTGTTGAGTCCTTTGACGTTGTGGGCCGCGGCTACACCTATGAACTGCGTGAGGTGACACGATGTATCCAGCAGGGCCTCACGGAAAGTCCCGTGATGCCGCTGGAGGACACTCTGAACATCATGCGGCTTTTCGACGGCGTACGGGCCCAGCTGGGCGTCAGCTACCCGAATGACGGCCACTAG
- a CDS encoding NADP-dependent isocitrate dehydrogenase, translating to MSKIIYTHTDEAPMLATYSFLPIIEAFASTAGVEVETRDISLAGRIIAVFGDYLTPEQQIGDALAELGELAKTPEANIIKLPNISASIPQLKAAIAELQAQGYALPDYPDNPTSDEETAIRSRYDKIKGSAVNPVLREGNSDRRAPLSVKNYARQNPHSMGAWTPESKTNVATMGKDDFRSNEKSVVIESEGTIAIQLVREDGSVKVLKKAFPVLAGEVIDGTVMRAAALDEFLAAQVARAKEEGVLFSAHLKATMMKVSDPIIFGHVVKAYFSELFETYGKQLAAAGISPNNGLAAILSSLEDLPEDVRNGVQNLIKKGLEEGPALAMVDSDKGITTLNVPSDVIVDASMPAMIRSSGHMWGPDGKEADTLAVLPDSSYAGIYQVVLDDCRANGAYDPTTMGTVPNVGLMAQAAEEYGSHDKTFEIQEAGTVQIVDGAGNVLIEHQVAEGDIWRACQTKDLPIRDWVKLAVTRARASQTPAVFWLDEERAHDANLIAKVNEYLKDHDTEGLDIRIMSPVKAIAFTLERIRKGEDTISVSGNVLRDYLTDLFPILELGTSAKMLSVVPLMNGGGLFETGAGGSAPKHVQQLLKENHLRWDSLGEFLALAVSFEHLATTTGNARAQVLADTLDRATGTFLLENKSPSRRAGELDNRGSHYFLARYWAEELAKQTDDADLAAAFSSVANELSSKEETIVGELAEVQGSPVDIGGYYRPDDAKASSVMRPSATLNKVLSTLS from the coding sequence ATGTCCAAGATTATCTACACCCACACCGACGAAGCGCCGATGCTGGCTACCTATTCGTTCCTGCCCATCATCGAGGCGTTCGCCTCGACAGCAGGTGTGGAGGTGGAGACCCGCGACATTTCGCTCGCCGGCCGCATCATCGCCGTCTTCGGTGACTACCTGACCCCCGAGCAGCAGATCGGTGACGCCCTTGCTGAACTCGGTGAGCTGGCGAAGACGCCGGAAGCCAACATCATCAAGCTGCCCAACATCAGCGCCTCCATCCCGCAGCTGAAGGCGGCCATTGCAGAGCTGCAGGCCCAGGGCTACGCGCTGCCGGACTACCCGGACAACCCCACCTCGGACGAGGAGACGGCCATCCGCTCCCGCTACGACAAGATCAAGGGCTCCGCCGTGAACCCCGTCCTGCGTGAGGGCAACTCGGACCGCCGCGCACCCCTGTCCGTGAAGAACTACGCACGCCAGAACCCGCACTCCATGGGTGCCTGGACCCCCGAGTCCAAGACCAACGTGGCCACCATGGGCAAGGATGACTTCCGGTCGAACGAGAAGTCAGTGGTCATCGAGTCCGAGGGAACCATCGCCATCCAGCTGGTCCGCGAAGACGGTTCCGTGAAGGTTTTGAAGAAGGCCTTCCCCGTGCTCGCCGGCGAGGTCATCGACGGCACCGTGATGCGCGCCGCCGCGCTGGATGAATTCCTGGCGGCCCAGGTTGCCCGCGCCAAGGAAGAGGGCGTGCTGTTCTCCGCCCACCTCAAGGCCACCATGATGAAGGTTTCGGACCCCATCATCTTCGGCCACGTGGTCAAGGCCTACTTCTCCGAACTTTTTGAGACCTACGGCAAGCAGCTCGCAGCTGCCGGCATTAGCCCCAACAACGGCCTCGCCGCTATCCTGAGCAGCCTCGAGGACCTGCCGGAGGACGTCCGCAACGGCGTCCAGAACCTCATCAAAAAGGGCCTCGAAGAGGGTCCCGCCCTGGCCATGGTGGACTCGGACAAGGGCATCACCACCCTGAACGTACCCAGTGACGTCATCGTGGATGCTTCCATGCCCGCCATGATCCGCAGCTCCGGCCACATGTGGGGCCCGGACGGCAAGGAAGCAGACACCCTGGCCGTGCTGCCGGACAGCTCCTACGCCGGCATCTACCAGGTGGTCCTCGACGACTGCCGCGCCAACGGCGCCTACGACCCCACCACCATGGGCACCGTGCCCAACGTCGGCCTCATGGCGCAGGCGGCGGAAGAATACGGCAGCCACGACAAGACCTTTGAAATCCAGGAAGCCGGCACTGTCCAGATTGTTGACGGCGCCGGGAACGTCCTGATCGAACACCAGGTTGCCGAGGGCGACATCTGGCGCGCCTGCCAGACCAAGGACCTGCCCATCCGCGACTGGGTCAAGCTGGCGGTCACCCGCGCCCGCGCCTCCCAGACCCCGGCCGTGTTCTGGCTGGACGAAGAACGCGCCCACGATGCCAACCTCATCGCCAAGGTCAACGAGTACCTGAAGGACCACGACACCGAGGGCCTGGACATCCGCATCATGTCCCCGGTCAAGGCCATTGCGTTCACCCTCGAGCGCATCCGCAAGGGCGAGGACACCATCTCCGTATCCGGCAACGTCCTGCGCGACTACCTCACGGACCTTTTCCCCATCCTCGAACTGGGCACCAGCGCCAAGATGCTCTCCGTCGTTCCGCTGATGAACGGCGGCGGGCTCTTCGAAACCGGCGCCGGCGGATCCGCCCCGAAGCACGTCCAGCAGCTGCTCAAGGAAAACCACCTGCGCTGGGACAGCCTGGGTGAATTCCTGGCCCTGGCCGTCAGCTTCGAGCACCTGGCCACCACCACGGGCAACGCCCGCGCCCAGGTCCTGGCCGACACCCTGGACCGCGCCACCGGCACCTTCCTGCTCGAGAACAAGTCGCCGAGCCGCCGTGCCGGTGAACTGGACAACCGCGGCAGCCACTACTTCCTGGCCCGCTACTGGGCCGAGGAACTGGCCAAACAAACGGACGACGCCGACCTGGCCGCCGCATTCAGCTCCGTCGCCAACGAGCTTTCCTCAAAGGAGGAGACCATCGTGGGTGAGCTGGCAGAGGTCCAGGGCTCCCCGGTGGACATCGGAGGCTACTACCGCCCGGATGACGCGAAGGCTTCCTCCGTGATGCGGCCGTCCGCCACGCTGAACAAGGTGCTCTCCACCCTGAGCTAG
- a CDS encoding serine/threonine-protein kinase, translating to MVAESPSSIKNEVVGGRYRLGEVIGRGGMSSVYCARDEKLGRDVALKLFAPQAPDADELKRQEAEIQLLATLNHPGLVTLFDAGIDNRIPDEPRPFLTMELVEGQDLRTRIRHSRVPLEELSVIGAGVADALAYVHGLGIIHRDIKPANILLVQIRPGEPLRPKLTDFGIARIADATRLTATGTMVGTAAYLSPEQALGKPLAPASDIYSLGLVLLECIKGTVEYPGGAVESAVARLHRAPEIPEDLPKEWADLIHSMTTIEPLERPAAADIETALRQALVSPASTPGELVPETTRVLPAMPFHPPSITAEESVEELREAAGPAAGTSSVAPGLGNKGKQSGKKLPAKSGRRRIWLLVLLGIVVLAAAVSVVLVSLSAQSTPDIVPYPTVTGVLGDHLEELQKSVQP from the coding sequence ATGGTGGCGGAATCGCCTAGCTCCATCAAGAATGAAGTGGTCGGCGGACGTTATCGGTTGGGTGAGGTCATTGGCCGCGGCGGGATGTCATCGGTCTATTGTGCCCGGGACGAGAAACTGGGCCGCGATGTTGCCCTGAAGCTCTTCGCCCCCCAGGCACCGGACGCAGACGAACTGAAACGCCAGGAAGCGGAAATCCAGCTTCTGGCCACCCTGAACCATCCCGGCTTAGTGACCCTCTTTGACGCCGGCATCGACAACCGGATTCCGGACGAGCCCAGGCCCTTCCTCACCATGGAACTGGTGGAGGGCCAGGACCTGCGGACCCGGATCAGGCACAGCCGCGTTCCCCTGGAGGAACTCTCGGTAATCGGGGCTGGCGTCGCCGACGCCCTGGCTTACGTTCACGGCCTGGGAATCATCCACCGGGACATCAAGCCCGCCAACATCCTGCTGGTCCAGATCCGGCCGGGCGAGCCCCTGCGCCCTAAACTCACGGACTTCGGCATCGCCAGGATCGCGGATGCAACCCGGCTCACCGCTACAGGAACCATGGTGGGCACGGCCGCTTACCTCAGCCCGGAGCAGGCCCTGGGCAAGCCCCTCGCCCCCGCCTCGGACATCTATTCCTTGGGACTCGTGCTGCTCGAATGCATCAAGGGCACCGTTGAATACCCGGGCGGTGCCGTGGAATCTGCAGTCGCCCGCCTGCACCGAGCACCCGAGATTCCCGAGGATCTGCCCAAGGAATGGGCCGATCTGATCCACTCCATGACGACGATTGAACCGCTGGAACGTCCCGCCGCAGCGGATATCGAGACTGCCCTGCGGCAGGCACTGGTTTCGCCCGCATCCACGCCGGGAGAACTCGTTCCCGAAACCACGCGGGTCCTGCCGGCCATGCCGTTCCACCCTCCTTCCATCACTGCCGAGGAATCGGTGGAAGAACTTCGTGAAGCCGCGGGTCCTGCGGCCGGAACCTCTTCTGTCGCCCCGGGGCTGGGGAACAAGGGCAAACAGTCCGGAAAGAAGCTGCCCGCAAAGTCCGGGCGCAGGCGGATCTGGCTGTTGGTGCTTCTGGGGATCGTTGTGTTGGCAGCTGCTGTTTCAGTGGTGCTGGTGAGCCTCTCCGCCCAGTCCACCCCCGACATCGTGCCTTACCCAACGGTAACCGGCGTCCTGGGCGACCATCTGGAGGAACTCCAGAAGAGCGTGCAGCCATGA
- a CDS encoding integrase core domain-containing protein yields the protein MFETAIARHGAPRIVHADSGPAMRSNLLRDTLTSHGVELSHNRPYVSNDNPFSESGFRTMKYRPGYPRVFKEVEAARAYLADYVPWYNTQHKHSGIALFSPAEVHDGSWKETWKTRDHALQRYYDKNPGRFHQRPTTPTPHSHTGINLPATKTPT from the coding sequence ATGTTCGAAACCGCGATCGCACGGCACGGCGCCCCGCGCATAGTTCACGCCGACTCCGGGCCCGCGATGCGATCAAACCTGCTCCGCGATACTCTCACCAGCCACGGAGTGGAACTCTCCCACAACCGGCCCTACGTCTCGAACGACAACCCCTTTTCAGAGTCCGGGTTCCGGACCATGAAGTACCGGCCCGGCTATCCACGTGTGTTCAAAGAAGTCGAGGCCGCCAGGGCCTACCTTGCCGATTACGTGCCCTGGTACAACACCCAACACAAACACTCAGGCATCGCACTCTTCTCGCCCGCCGAAGTCCACGACGGCTCGTGGAAAGAAACCTGGAAAACACGCGACCACGCATTACAGCGCTACTACGACAAAAACCCCGGACGCTTTCACCAGCGCCCCACCACACCAACCCCCCACAGCCACACAGGAATCAACCTTCCAGCAACAAAAACACCCACATAG